In Streptomyces erythrochromogenes, the DNA window CAAGCACCTGCCCCGGGCATCGATACCCGAGGGCGCGGTCCGGTTCTGGGACGTCGACGGCGCCCGGCGCTGGCTCGGCGCCCGGGCCCCGGCCGCTTTCGCACCCGTCCGCGGAGCCTGGCTCCTCGGCACTCTGGTCATCCTCTCCCTCGTCCTGACGTCCTGGAACGGCGCGCAGGCCGCCGGTCTCGCCGCCGGCCGGCCCGGTTACGCCCTGGTCGTCCTACTGGCCGCCCTGCCGGTTTGGTTCCGGTACCTGCCCGCGGGCGTCCTGGCCGCCGCTCCCGTCCTCGCCGCGGACGCCGCCCTCGCGGCGGCCCGCGTCTCCGGCGTCGCGGGCAGGACCGGCCGGGCCCTGGTCGTCGCCGGCTGCGCGTGGGCGTTCACCGGGGCCCTGCTGCGGCTGCGCGCCCGCCGCCGCCAGCGCGAACTGTCCCTCGCCGCCGCCGGATCGGCCCGGTTCGCGCTGCCGTCCCCGCTCCCGGCCGCGCACCGGCGCCGCGGGCTGACGGGCATCGTCCTCGGATCCCTGTGCTGTGCCGCGGCCGCCGTGGCCCTGGCGGGGACGCGGGTGCACCCGGACCCGTACGACCTGTCCGGCCGGCAGGTGTTCGCCGGGGCGCTGCTGGTCGTCGGCTCGGCGCTGCTCGGCCGGGGACTGGGCAGTCACCGGGCGGCGCGGCGCCTGCACGCCCGGCCGCAGCCCGCGCTGCTGGTCGGCGTGCGCAAGGCTCCGTCGGGGCACCTCTGGCTGTACCCGGACGCCGCCACCCGCAGCGCTCCCCCGCTGATCTCCCACTCCGGGACGGCCCGGAACTCCCGCACGGGACAGCGCACGCTCTTCGCCGGCTCCGGACGGAGCCTGCGCACGGCGCACCACGACGTCGACCTCCTTGCGGAGCCGGTCGAGGCCGTCCTCTACGGGGTCGTGCACGAGGGGGCCGAAGTCGTCCTGGAATGCGCCGTCTACGAGGGCGACACCCGGCTCGTCCCGCAGGTGACCGCCGCTCCGCTGCTGACGCGCCGCCGCCACGGGCTGCCCGGTTGGCAGCCGTCCACCACGTCGTTCCGCGAGCGCGTACGGGAACGGCAGCGCCTGGCGCGCGAGATGCAGGCGGAACGGGACCGGCAGCGCAAGGAGTCGCGAGGCTCCGACACCTCGGCTGCCGGCTGCGGCGGCGGCGACTGCGGCGGAGGCTGCGGCGGGTGCGGGGGGTGCGGCTGACGAATCCTCCAGGGGCGTCTTGTCGATCAGGCCGGATCAGGGAGCGCGGCATGATCGGCGGGACGGCCCTCAGGGGGTGAGCAGGACGTCCAGTTCCTCCAGTGCGCCCTCGGCGATCCGCCGGGTCAGCGCCTCGGCGCGGGCGGCGTCGCCCTCGCGCACCGCCTCGGCCACCTGGACGTGCAGGGTGACGGCGGCGGGGTCGGGGTCGTGGAACATCACCTCGTGTTCGGTGCGCCCTGTCAGGACCTCGGCGACGACGTCCCCGAGCCGGGCGAACATCTCGTTCCCCGAGGCGTTCAGCACCACGCGGTGGAACGCGATGTCGTGCTGCAGATAGCCCTCGAGCTGGTGGCCGCGCGAGGTGCGGACCATGCCGAGGGCCGCCGCGGTGAGGTCGGCGCAGTGCTGCGGCGTGGCCAGGGTCGCGGCCAGGCCGGCCGCCACCGGCTCGATGGCGGAGCGCAGCACGGTGAGGGAGCGCAGCTGCCGGGGCCGGTCGGGGCCGGCCAGCCGCCAGCGGATCACCCGCGGGTCGTAGACGTTCCACGTGGCGGTCGGGCGCACCGTGACGCCGACGCGGCGGCGGGACTCGACCAGGTGCATCGACTCCAGCACGCGGACGACCTCGCGCACCACCGTGCGGGAGGCGTCGAAGCGTTCGGCGATCTCGTCGGTGCGCAGGACGCTGCCCGGGGGATACTCCCCCGCGGCGATGGCGAGGCCGATCGTGTCCAGCACGTGGGAGTGGAGGCCCTGGCCGGGACCGCTTTCGGCGCCTTCGGTGGTCATGGCGCAAGCATACGGTGACGACCCGTCGGGCAAAAGATGTGACGTTTTCGGCCCTGGGCTTGAATACGTAGTACTTAATGCGCTTCAGTGGTGCCGCACGAACCGATGTCGACGAGGACAGCGAGGTGGACGTGAGCACCCAGCGCGTCATTGTGGTGATGGGCGTGGCCGGCACGGGCAAGACGACCGTGGGCCGGCTGCTCGCGCAACGTCTCGGCCTTCCCTACGCGGAGGGCGACGCCTTCCACCCGGCGGCCAACGTCGCCAAGATGGCGGCCGGCCACCCGCTGGACGACGTGGACCGGTGGCCCTGGCTGGACGCCGTGGGCGAGTGGATCCGCAACCGCGCCGGGATGAGCGGCGGTGTGATCGCCGCGTCCTCGCTCAAGCGCGTCTACCGCGACCGGCTGCGCGCAGCGGCCCCCCGGGCCGTCTTCGTGCATCTCACCGGTGAACGGGCGCTGATCGAGGAGCGGATGGCGGCGCGCAAGGGCCACTTCATGCCCACCACCCTGCTGGAGTCGCAGTTCGCCACGCTGGAGCCGCTCCAGGACGACGAGCTCGGCGTCGCGGTCGACGTGGCCGGGTCTCCGGAAGACGTCACCGAGCGGGCCCTGGCCGCGCTGGGCCGGCTCGACACACCCGAGAGCTGAGGGAACGTCACCGTGACCAGTCTCAGCGTCCCGGCACTGGCGGCCGCCGCCGGCACCGTGCCGATCACCTCCGCCGGCAACACCCGGCTCGGGATCGCCGTCCTCGCCGCCATCGCCCTCATCGTCCTGCTCATCACCCGCCTCAAACTGCACGCCTTCCTGGCGCTCACGCTCGGCTCGCTGGCCCTCGGGGTCTTCGCGGGCGCGCCCCCGGCCAAGACCATCGCCAGCTTCACCGCCGGACTCGGTGCCACGGTCGCGGGAGTCGGCGTACTGATCGCGCTCGGCGCGATCCTCGGCAAGCTGCTCGCGGACTCGGGCGGCGCGGACGAGATCGTCGACACCATCCTGGCCCGCGCCAAGGGCCGGGCCATGCCGTGGGCGATGGTGCTCATCGCGTCGGTGATCGGGCTGCCGCTCTTCTTCGAGGTCGGCATCGTGCTGCTGATCCCGGTGGTGCTGCTCGTGGCCAAGCGGGGGAACTACTCCCTGATGCGGATCGGCATCCCGGCGCTGGCCGGCCTGTCCGTGATGCACGGCCTGATACCGCCGCACCCCGGACCCCTCGTCGCCATCGACGCGCTCCACGCGAACCTGGGCGTCACCCTCGCGCTCGGAGTGGTCGTCGCCATCCCGACCGTGATCATCGCCGGGCCGCTGTTCTCCCGGTACGCGGCGCGGTGGGTGGACATCCCGGCGCCGGAGGAGATGGTCGCCCGGGCCCGCCCCTCGGCCGAGCCGGGGCACCGACCGCGGTTCGGGGCGACGGTGTTCACCGTGCTGCTGCCCGTGGCCCTGATGCTGGTCAAGGCCCTGGTCGACATCGTGGTCGACGATCCCGCGAACCCCGTGCAGCGCGTGGCCGACGTCGCCGGCTCCCCGCTGAACGCACTGCTCGCGGCCGTGCTGGTGGGCATGTTCACCCTCGGCCGGGCGGCCGGCTTCACCCGGGCCCGGATCTCGGTGACGGTGGAGAAGTCGCTCGCCCCGATCGCCGGAATCCTGCTGATCGTCGGCGCCGGCGGCGGCTTCAAGCAGACCCTCATCGACGTGGGCGTGGGCCGGATGATCCTGGACCTGTCGCAGAACTGGGCCGTCCCGACCCTGCTGCTGGCCTGGCTGATCGCCGTGGCCATCCGGCTGGCCACGGGCTCGGCGACCGTGGCCACCATCTCGGCGGCCGGTCTGGTGGCCCCGCTCGCGGCGGACATGTCCACCACCGGGACCGCACTGCTGGTCCTCGCCATCGGCTCCGGCTCGCTCTTCTTCAGCCACGTCAACGACGCCGGTTTCTGGCTGGTCAAGGAGTACTTCGGGATGACCGTCGGGCAGACCGTGAAGACCTGGTCGGTGATGGAGACGGTGATCTCGGTGGTAGGCCTGGGCTGCGTCCTGCTGCTGTCACTCGTGCTGTAGGTCCTGCCGGCCCTGCAGCCGTCACGGGTCCTGCAGCCGGCACGGTCCTGGAGCCGTCACGGGTCCTGCAGCCGGCACGGTCCTGGAGCCGTCACGGGTCCTGCAGCCGGCACGGTCCTGGAGCCGTCACGGGTCCTGCAGTTGGGCGGCGGCGAGGGCGAGGCCGCCCGCCGCCGTCGCGCAGCGGGCTGCGAGGTTCTCGACCTCGGCGCGCAGGGCCTCCGTCTCCCGGCCCTGCCATCCCGGCGACCAGGCCGCGGCCCTGCGCAGGTGGACCGCGTGCGTGCGCAGCGCGGCGGCGTGGCCCTGCAGGCTCCCGCCCTGGGGCCGCGGCGCCGGCCGGAGCGGCCGCGGCCGCTGGGGCGGCCGGTCCGCGACACGGCGCCGGACGACGGGACCGCGATCGGGGGCCGGCCCCGCCGGGGGCCGTACGGGCAGACCCGGGCCGCTGTCGCAGAAGGCCCACAGGGCGGCGCCGAGTCCGAGGAGCGGCCGGGCCGGCTCGGCCCGGCCCGTGGCGACCTGCCAGCCGGCGTGGTCGTTGAAGGGGTTCGCGTCGGTCAGGGCGTTCCAGGCGAGGATGTCGGCGAACGACGGCGCCAGCAGGGAGAACGCGTGCTCGGCGCCCCGCTCGCGCATGATGCCGCGGAACAGCCGGACGGCCTCGGCCTGGCGGCCGGCCTCGACGGCCCGCAGGACCGCCGCGGTGCCGGGGTCCTCCCGGAGTTCGGGGCGGTCCGTGCTCGCCGCCCGGATCCGGGCCTTGAGTCCGCAGACGGCGATGCTGATGGCGAGGCTCTCCCGGCCGGCCAGGACTCCTGCGAGACGGCCGGCGCGAGCCGCGCCCCGGCCGCGCGCAGCCCAGCCGAGGCCCGCCGGATCGGTGAGGGTGCGCAGCAGGGTGCGCCAACCCCGCCTGCTGCGGCCGCCCCTGGCGAGCGCCGTCACGGGCAGGCGGGCGCCGAAGGCCAGGCCGGAGGCGTAGCGGGCGGCCTCGCCGACCGCGTCGGCGGCGTCGGCAAGTGCGCGGCACGGGGCGTCGAGCTGGTCGGCGTCCGGGGCGGTGGACGCGGAGGTCGCGGCGTCGGACATGGGATCCTCGTGGGTTTCGGCAGGGACGTGAAGGCGTACGGGGCAGGGCGGTGCAGGAGGTGCGGGTCGTGCGGATGAGGCGGCGGCGCCGACGGGGAGACCGCGTCAGCGGCGGGTGAGGACGAGCCGGATGCCGTGCGGATCGAGCGTCACGGGCAGTGGTCCGACCGGGTCCAGGACCGGCCTGACGCCGGTGACCCGGTGGCCCCGCAGCACCTCTGCGCAGAACGCGGCGGTGATCATCAGTCCGAGCTGGTCGCCCGGGCAGCGGCCGCCGCCGTGGCTGAAGGGCGCCATCCGGATGTCCTGGTCGGCCCCCGGGTTCTTCCACCGGCCCGGTACGAAGACATGGGCGGCCGGTACCCGCTCGGGGTCGCGCTGGTGGAACGCGGCGGGCAGGAGCACCGAGGTGCCGGCCGGGTGGCGCACGCCGCGCCATTCGGTCTCGCCGCGGGTGACACGGATCAGGTCGGGCACCACCGGATACAGCCGCAGCGACTCGCGGACGCAGGCCCGCAGCCTGGGCAGTTCGC includes these proteins:
- a CDS encoding FadR/GntR family transcriptional regulator; its protein translation is MTTEGAESGPGQGLHSHVLDTIGLAIAAGEYPPGSVLRTDEIAERFDASRTVVREVVRVLESMHLVESRRRVGVTVRPTATWNVYDPRVIRWRLAGPDRPRQLRSLTVLRSAIEPVAAGLAATLATPQHCADLTAAALGMVRTSRGHQLEGYLQHDIAFHRVVLNASGNEMFARLGDVVAEVLTGRTEHEVMFHDPDPAAVTLHVQVAEAVREGDAARAEALTRRIAEGALEELDVLLTP
- a CDS encoding gluconokinase, translating into MSTQRVIVVMGVAGTGKTTVGRLLAQRLGLPYAEGDAFHPAANVAKMAAGHPLDDVDRWPWLDAVGEWIRNRAGMSGGVIAASSLKRVYRDRLRAAAPRAVFVHLTGERALIEERMAARKGHFMPTTLLESQFATLEPLQDDELGVAVDVAGSPEDVTERALAALGRLDTPES
- a CDS encoding GntT/GntP/DsdX family permease; translated protein: MTSLSVPALAAAAGTVPITSAGNTRLGIAVLAAIALIVLLITRLKLHAFLALTLGSLALGVFAGAPPAKTIASFTAGLGATVAGVGVLIALGAILGKLLADSGGADEIVDTILARAKGRAMPWAMVLIASVIGLPLFFEVGIVLLIPVVLLVAKRGNYSLMRIGIPALAGLSVMHGLIPPHPGPLVAIDALHANLGVTLALGVVVAIPTVIIAGPLFSRYAARWVDIPAPEEMVARARPSAEPGHRPRFGATVFTVLLPVALMLVKALVDIVVDDPANPVQRVADVAGSPLNALLAAVLVGMFTLGRAAGFTRARISVTVEKSLAPIAGILLIVGAGGGFKQTLIDVGVGRMILDLSQNWAVPTLLLAWLIAVAIRLATGSATVATISAAGLVAPLAADMSTTGTALLVLAIGSGSLFFSHVNDAGFWLVKEYFGMTVGQTVKTWSVMETVISVVGLGCVLLLSLVL